Proteins from a genomic interval of Sugiyamaella lignohabitans strain CBS 10342 chromosome C, complete sequence:
- the MRPL40 gene encoding mitochondrial 54S ribosomal protein YmL40 (Mitochondrial ribosomal protein of the large subunit; GO_component: GO:0005622 - intracellular [Evidence IEA]; GO_component: GO:0005762 - mitochondrial large ribosomal subunit [Evidence IPI] [PMID 12392552]; GO_component: GO:0005762 - mitochondrial large ribosomal subunit [Evidence IDA] [PMID 9151978]; GO_component: GO:0005739 - mitochondrion [Evidence IEA,IEA]; GO_component: GO:0005739 - mitochondrion [Evidence IDA] [PMID 16823961]; GO_component: GO:0030529 - ribonucleoprotein complex [Evidence IEA]; GO_component: GO:0005840 - ribosome [Evidence IEA,IEA]; GO_function: GO:0003735 - structural constituent of ribosome [Evidence IEA]; GO_function: GO:0003735 - structural constituent of ribosome [Evidence IPI] [PMID 12392552]; GO_function: GO:0003735 - structural constituent of ribosome [Evidence IDA] [PMID 9151978]; GO_process: GO:0032543 - mitochondrial translation [Evidence IC] [PMID 12392552]; GO_process: GO:0032543 - mitochondrial translation [Evidence IC] [PMID 9151978]; GO_process: GO:0006412 - translation [Evidence IEA]) has protein sequence MVNPKFSRSIKDLKGMAKVIAERNMEKASPAFFRFQSKYQVKEVARLKNDELPFVVGDRVQMIRGPERNKIGIIRAIYDNGNAYMIEGLGGSEKFVLPRELWSEGHSKPVVTVPTPVHYKNLRLVTKIKEEDGTEQDVAIHSIKYEGTYFDHHTNSVRKIRRAAHDSSIVIPYPRGEPVKPSKEMLATPADVADERTHFVTSILDSPVPIGAMDQIRNPYSRFRRIKDGAKVTAQDLRKLAPKTMPHSPATKKLLESLAQLPKKHTVPFTKDIESFIGHEVEKGLQKRVAEETAALASYK, from the coding sequence ATGGTGAACCCAAAGTTTTCGAGGAGCATTAAAGACCTCAAGGGCATGGCCAAGGTCATTGCCGAGCGGAATATGGAGAAGGCCAGTCCGGCGTTTTTCCGGTTCCAATCGAAATACCAAGTCAAGGAGGTCGCTAGACTGAAGAATGACGAGCTGCCATTTGTAGTTGGCGACCGGGTTCAGATGATCCGAGGTCCGGAACGAAATAAAATCGGCATTATTAGAGCCATTTACGATAACGGTAACGCATATATGATTGAAGGTCTGGGTGGTTCGGAGAAATTTGTTCTGCCTCGAGAACTGTGGTCCGAAGGCCATTCCAAGCCAGTGGTCACAGTTCCTACTCCAGTACATTATAAGAACTTGCGATTGGTTACCAAAATTAAGGAAGAGGATGGTACTGAACAAGATGTGGCCATTCACTCAATCAAATACGAGGGTACATATTTCGACCACCACACAAACAGCGTCCGTAAAATCAGACGGGCTGCTCATGACAGCTCTATTGTCATTCCCTATCCTCGAGGTGAACCTGTAAAACCCAGTAAAGAAATGCTAGCCACACCTGCCGACGTTGCTGACGAACGAACTCATTTTGTGACGTCGATACTGGACTCACCTGTGCCAATTGGAGCCATGGACCAGATCCGAAACCCCTACTCGCGATTCAGGAGAATCAAAGACGGAGCCAAGGTCACGGCCCAGGATCTCAGAAAACTGGCTCCCAAGACCATGCCACACTCACCCGCCACTAAAAAACTGCTCGAAAGTCTGGCCCAACTGCCCAAAAAGCACACCGTACCCTTCACCAAAGACATCGAGAGCTTCATCGGCCACGAGGTCGAGAAGGGACTCCAAAAGCGCGTGGCCGAGGAAACGGCCGCGCTCGCTTCCTATAAATAA
- the ILV6 gene encoding acetolactate synthase regulatory subunit (Regulatory subunit of acetolactate synthase; acetolactate synthase catalyzes the first step of branched-chain amino acid biosynthesis; enhances activity of the Ilv2p catalytic subunit, localizes to mitochondria; GO_component: GO:0005948 - acetolactate synthase complex [Evidence IDA] [PMID 10213630]; GO_component: GO:0042645 - mitochondrial nucleoid [Evidence IDA] [PMID 15692048]; GO_component: GO:0005739 - mitochondrion [Evidence IEA,IEA]; GO_component: GO:0005739 - mitochondrion [Evidence IDA] [PMID 14576278]; GO_component: GO:0005739 - mitochondrion [Evidence IDA] [PMID 16823961]; GO_function: GO:0003984 - acetolactate synthase activity [Evidence IEA]; GO_function: GO:0003984 - acetolactate synthase activity [Evidence IDA] [PMID 8972574]; GO_function: GO:0016597 - amino acid binding [Evidence IEA]; GO_function: GO:0030234 - enzyme regulator activity [Evidence IDA] [PMID 8972574]; GO_process: GO:0009082 - branched-chain amino acid biosynthetic process [Evidence IEA,IEA]; GO_process: GO:0009082 - branched-chain amino acid biosynthetic process [Evidence IDA,ISS] [PMID 8972574]; GO_process: GO:0008652 - cellular amino acid biosynthetic process [Evidence IEA]; GO_process: GO:0009097 - isoleucine biosynthetic process [Evidence IEA]; GO_process: GO:0008152 - metabolic process [Evidence IEA]; GO_process: GO:0009099 - valine biosynthetic process [Evidence IEA]): MLALQPRSAAARMAAMNSSRIVSSRTTVLGSRSNSSISAMAYKVLHRNKKQPPLPTIETPSWSTKAAISSILYETPERRPTPVKAHVLNCLVQNEPGVLSRVSGTLAARGFNIDSLVVCNTEVKDLSRMTIVLEGPDGIVEQARRQIEDLVPVWAVLDYTDAPIVSRELLLAKVSLLGPEYFEELLTHHGHAHKIAAGEASASTPPPTFAVKDFHPNNIPSSEALRHKHQHLDAISKLAGQFGGRVADISDRNCIVELCAKPERISAFIHLLQPFGILEIARSGMTALSRTPLDRALDNEPSKDADEIVDYSTLPPG; encoded by the coding sequence ATGCTAGCTTTACAACCGAGATCTGCGGCGGCCAGGATGGCTGCCatgaacagcagcagaatcgTTAGCAGCCGGACGACTGTGTTGGGCTCACGAAGCAACTCGTCTATCTCGGCTATGGCGTATAAAGTGCTCCATCGTAATAAGAAACAGCCTCCTCTTCCTACTATTGAAACTCCCAGTTGGTCGACCAAAGCCGCTATCTCGTCGATTCTTTACGAGACTCCCGAACGTCGACCTACCCCTGTTAAGGCCCATGTTTTGAACTGTCTTGTTCAGAACGAGCCTGGTGTGTTGTCCCGTGTTTCGGGTACTTTGGCTGCTCGTGGATTCAATATCGATTCTTTGGTAGTGTGTAATACTGAAGTCAAGGATCTGTCTCGTATGACAATTGTTCTTGAAGGACCGGATGGAATTGTCGAACAAGCCCGTCGTCAAATCGAGGATTTGGTTCCTGTATGGGCCGTTCTGGATTACACTGATGCTCCTATTGTGAGCCGTGAACTGTTACTTGCAAAAGTGTCACTTCTTGGACCAGAATATTTCGAGGAATTGTTGACCCATCATGGTCATGCTCATAAGATCGCAGCTGGTGAAGCGTCTGCTTCGACTCCTCCACCAACGTTTGCTGTTAAAGATTTTCACCCAAATAACATTCCCTCTTCCGAGGCCCTTCGTCAtaaacaccagcacctggaCGCTATTTCGAAACTCGCCGGTCAGTTTGGCGGCCGTGTCGCCGACATTTCTGACCGAAACTGCATTGTCGAGCTGTGTGCCAAACCCGAGCGAATCTCGGCTTTCATTCACCTTCTCCAACCCTTCGGTATCCTCGAGATCGCACGTTCCGGTATGACCGCCTTGTCACGAACTCCTCTTGATCGGGCTCTCGACAACGAGCCATCGAAAGACGCCGACGAGATCGTCGACTACAGCACCCTCCCTCCTGGCTAA